The genomic region tctcaataactcaGTGAAAGACCGTCTCTCCTAAGTTTTAGTGAATTtgaaaaaatgaacaacaaatcCCCAGTTACTCGTTTAATACTTGCCATATATATACACAAAAAACAACGATAAGAGATTTCAAATACAACTCAATACTCCCATTCAAAACTTCCTCAACGAAATCGTCATTCTAACAACGTCCATTTCTCCTCGATTTGCAGAAACATACTCTGTAAAAAGTACCAAACGAAACACGAACAAATTCATATACATACCCATACAATTAATTGAGTCAATTATACAGTTTAAAGACACACGCAACACATATTACGATCCATATACGATTCAACAATCGCACTTAAACCAACCGTCTAACATCATTCATTTATTCTTACTATTCAGAAACACTCTATAAAAATAATTATCGAAACACTATCAATAAAAGTAGCACTCAATATTTAGTCAGCTAAAATATCTTAAAATACATAACAATAATAATTCAGGAGTCTCAGATTCAGAACTCATCCGATCAAAATAACAATTTGAATTTGAATTATGATTTTTTCCTATGATATGAATATATGATTTGACTAGAAAATATCCCAAATAATTCGTGAAAATACTTTCCCGCTTAGTTCAAAATACAAGATCCCATACTTCCCCCCATTATCCCCATCCCCATATAAATACTCCCGAAAATACCTTTTCCACTTCCATTCATTATCGCCGCCACTCTCTCTTCAAATTCCTCCCACACAAACTCTCAACTCTCCTGCTCTCATTCCATTCCGTTCCATTCCGTCTCGATGACGAAGCGAAAAACATCGAAAGCCGAATCCCCGTCCTCCTCAACCAAATCCACCCGATCCGCCAGTACTAAAAGAAGAAAGGTTGCTTCTTCCGCTGCTGCTAAAAATGTTGAGGATGTTATAGAGGATAGTACCCCGAGTTTTGATGCGGCAATGGAGGCGGAAGCGGATGAACTTATGATGGGAGTAGCAGAATCTGGTAATGCTAATGTGGTTAAGAAAGAAACTGAGCCGATTGTTGCGAGGAGGACTTCGAAAAAGAATGTTAAGAAAGAGGAGGAACTTGATTGTCGGTTTCTCGGAGATCCGCTCCCTCATGATGTTGCTAAAGCACGCTGGCCAGATCGGTATCCGGATAAGGTTGTTAATTtttccgtctcaattatttgtttatcgtcttttgttttgtttagtATGTATAATAGCTGTTCAATTTAATTGTATACTTGTTTTTctccgtctcagtcatttgtttattgTCTTTTGTTTAGTATGTATAATAATACTTGTTCAATTTGATTGTATACGTGTTTTTCTCCGTCTCAGTTGTTTGTTTATTTGTTAGGTTTTATACTGTCTGTTTCAAAATTTGACTCGAAATGTTTGAAAAGCGTATACAATTTAAATGGAACTGAGGAAATTATCGATTTTCCTTTAATTTTTGGTCTTTATTTGTCAATGTAGGTTGAATTAGTGTAATTGGAAAGGTTAAATAATTGAATACtcaaaatttgacacaaaatgtTTGAAAAGCGTAGACAATTAGATGGAACTGAGGAAATTATCGATTTTCCTTTAATTTTTGGTCTTTGTTTGTCAATGTAGGTTGAATTAGTGTAATTTGAAAGGTTAAATAATTGAATACTCAAAATTTGATTCAAAATGTTTGAAAAGCGTAGACAATTAAATAGAACTGAGGAAATTATCGATTTTCCTTTAATTTTTGGTCTTTATTTGTCAATGTAGGTTGAATTAGTGTAATTTGAAAGGTTAAATAATTGAATACTTAAAATTTGATTCAAAATGTTTGAAAAGCGTATACAATTAAATGCAACTCAGGATCAATTTGTCCCTAATTTTTGGTCTTTATTTGTCAATGTAGGTTGGATTAGCGTAATTTGAAAGGTTAAATAATTGAATACTCAAAATTTAACTCAAAATGTTTGAAAAGCGCATACAATCAGAAGGAACTGAGTCAAAATGTTTGAAAAGCGTATACAATTAGATGGAACTAAGGAAATTATGGATTTTCCTTTAATTTTTGGTCTTTAATTGTCAATGTAGGTTGAATTAGTGTAATTTGAAAGATTAAATAATTGAATACTTGACATTAAGCTGGGATTAATATTTAGAAATTTAGTATAGGAATCAAATGTTGGATTAATACTGGTTATTTTTGGATTCAATTTTTATTGCTATTGTATCCCGGCATTGATTTACACTGGTTTTTGTGCAGAATTCGCGGGGAAAGGACGTGAAAACGTAAGTACTTGTCCTAAACTAGTTACCTTTTTGCTTGTTTGATTTAATTTTGAAACTTGAATGTTTTAAAAATCTATGAAAAGTTTATTTTTCTGATATTTTAATGGATTTTTGGCAGTTCTGGTGGAGATGACGAGTATAAGCTAGCTAAACACCACTATTTAAAGGCTGAGGTTGATGACATCGTTTATGAGCTGAATGATGATGCTCATGTTATGGTAATGCTCGAATTTCACGATTAATTCTGAAAGTATTGTTCTTTCTTCATACAGTGTCATTGTTGACAGAGTTTGAGTACTGACTACTGGATGTATAGTTTATGTTGATGTCCTTTAGTTTTGCTAAGTGTTTATGCTAGAAGACTTCATATTTGGTAATTTAAGTCTGTTGGAAATGTTATGATATGTTTCCAACTTTATAAGTAGATCAATTACTTGGATTTGAAAACCTGATTTTGCATTAATGAATCTTTGTATAACTAGAGTGTTAATGGCATTTTATTTTGGTGTTGGTTAGATTTACATGATTTTGATTATTGCATTCTTAGGCTGGAAATTTCATGAATCTTTATATGTTTCCAACTTAATAATTAGGATTAATTAACCGGAATAATATGGAGGTCTTCTGAAAATAATCCCAACCATTTAATTTCAAATTAAACCCAACGATTAAGCTCTTTTTCTCATATTAGACTTGAAAAACGTGTTTATTATATTGATTTGCATATATTCTCACTTTATACGGACACTATCTGTCACTATCTGTCCAAAAttgtagacggatagtgtccctctcacaaaatgagagtggatagtgcaagtggATGAGAAATGGATACCCCTAtgcctcccacttgcattttATGAGAGGACCACTATCCATATACAGTTTTAGATGGATACTGTCTGTCTACAATGAAACAGATTAGTTGCATATATGCCACTCAAATGGTATCTACTTGACTGGTACAAGGTTAAATGGTAATATAGGGTTGGAGTATTTATAGGATGGCGCTGTCATGGTGGTCGTGGGGTGGATGTAGGTGGCGGGGACAGAACTTCAAGAGCTGACCAGCCCCACTACTGGGGAAGGCGGTCCTCTCCTACCGGCGGTGGTCTAAGATGGGGGTGGCAGGTTGGTTGACTGAGGATGAGGGTGTGTGTACTTATGGGTAAATATAGCTAAATGGTGCCTTACTAACAAGTAGACCAGTAACTCCAATTCGACAGCTTGTCTGCTTGATTTTACATATATGAATATCGCTATAACTAGGTCTTTTAATGATATTCTTGTCTTACTGTTGCACAGATTTATATGATTTTTATCATTGCGTTCTTTATGTTGGAAGTGCCATGATATGGTATCTACTTATTTAGTAGATAGATTTGATATCCTGACTTAATACTGGTGATCTTTGTACAACCAGAATTATTCAGGACATTTGCATTTTTGGTGTTGAATAGATCTTCATGATTTATGTAGCTCATTGAAACTAGTAGGACCGCGTCCTTGTATATCACCAACGTACTAATGTGTCATTTGATCTTGCAGTCTGAGGAAAGTACGGCACCATATATCTGTAAGATAGTCGAGCTATTTGAAGATGTCAATGGGGTGCCCTACTTTAGGGCACAATGGTATTACAGATCCAAggacacagtgagtaaaataccTGAAGCTTTCTTCACAACTGTTTACAGTGTATTGTATCCAGttcttttttattaattttctcGCTGCATTTGCCTTTGTGTTTGTCAGGTTATCAAAGACGCCTTTACTTTAAGGGAGGCAAAGCGCATTTTTCCTTCAGATATCCAAGATGATAATTCTTTAGGCTGTCTTCTGAAGAAGCTTAGAATAGTTAGGGTGAAGCCTAATGTAAGTCTTATTATCCTGCTTTATTTattctaattttttttgttttgtttttgttttgatgatATGCATATTTTATCTATCTAATATGCGtgtatttttgtttttgtaaAATCTCAGTTTGATATTGTTGCCAAACAGTCAGCAATCCCAGAGTGTGATTATTACTATGATATGAAATACTTGGTGCCATACTCTACTTTCATTGTACCGACAGAGGGTATGTTTCGAGCTTTACAATACTATACAATTGTTGATACTTCcctttttatataataaaatgtGCTATATTGTATTTTTGCAGAAGTTGTTCCTTCACCAGCTGATTCGCATTCGTCTCTATCCAGCACCGATGAGACAAAAGTGCCAATTGAGGGAGGGAATCAAGTAGAGGAGGCACCACGTCCAGAGATGAGGCTGCTAGACCTCTATTGTGGATGTGGTGCAATGTCTACAGGGCTTTGCTTGGGTGCCAATATGCAAGGCATCAACCTTGTCACGGTGGGTCGCTACCCACTGAATATGTCAAAGTTAACTTAGGTTGTAATCTTTTTAATCCCACTATATATTAATTTTTACTTTTTGTCTTGATAGAAATGGGCAGTGGACATCAATAAGTATGCTTGTGAGAGTCTTAAACTCAATCATCCAGAGACTCAGGTATGTCTCACATGCTATCATTTGCTCGATGCGTTATTTTGATGTTGTAAGTTAAGAGTTCATTCGTTGCTCATATTATTCATCATAATCAGGTCAGGAATGAGACCGTAGACGATTTTTTGGCTCTAATGAAGGAGTGGGCTAAGCTTTGTGCAACTTATTCACTAATTGAGAGTAAAGATACTCATAAATTAGTGGATGCTATGGGAGTTGAGGATGGTGAAGATTCTGTGGAAGATGAAGCTGAAGACGAAGAAGATGACAATGAAGAGGGGGTGTTTGAGGTGGAGCATATTATTGGCATTTGTTATGGTGACCCCAAGGACAATAATAAACCTGGCCTACATTTCAAGGTATTTTTGAACCTGCTTAATCTTCTATTTCTTCTATTACCTTTAACAGTCCCACATGGTTGATATAATAATAGTGCTTATAGCTAAACTTTTGATTTAACCTAATATATAGGTGCACTGGAAGGGTTATGGCCCCGAGGATGATACCTGGGAACCTGTTGACGGGCTAGGGTATGGTGCCTCAACTTTTTGAGATTTACTATGCACAATCAACTTTTTCATTTCATTCTGataaatttatttttaaataCAGAAACTGCTGGAAGAGCATTGGAGAGTTCGTGAGAAAGGGATTTCAAGAGAGGCTAGTGCCTTTACCAGTATGTTGACATACCCTGCAATGGTTAATGTATCTTTATGATTTTCAAGTATCACTTTACAGTTCATTACATTTTTACTTTTTTGATGTAGGGTGATGTTGATGTGATTTGTGGAGGGCCACCGTGCCAAGGATTAAGCGGATTCAATCGGTTTAGGAATAGAGAGAATCCCCTTGAAGATCCCAAAAACAAGCAACTCCTAAGTTATATGGATGTGGTCGACTTTTTAAGGCCAAAGTATGTATTGATGGAGAATGTTGTTGATTTACTCAAGTTTGCGAGTGGGTTTTGTGGTCGATATGCCCTAGGAAAGATGGTAGATATGAACTATCAGGCACGCATTGGAATGATGGCAGCAGGTGCCTACGGTCTACCTCAATTTCGCATGCGTGTCTTCCTCTGGGGCGCTCGGCCTTCAGAGGTAATATTTAAGTTTATGTACTAAATCCCAATTTTTCTGTATGCAATGAGTACATTAATATTAACTCAGAAGAATGTTGTCTGAACAGAAATTGGCCCAGTACCCGTTGCCTACGCACAACGTTGTTGACAGAGGTGTCGTTCCAGTTGAATTTGATGTAAGCATGTGTATCAGTGCATCTATTCATACatgtttttgtttatttgaacAGTTACTAATTTAGGCAATTTGTTATTGGCTTGACTCATTTCAGATGAATCTCGTTGCGCATCCTGCTGGTAGCACTAACCATATGGAGGATAAGCTTTTCCTTGGTGATGCCATATCTGATCTCCCACCTGTAAGAATTTGTTCCTTTTTAGTATTCGGATGGCTTTCCCAGTTTATATTAGTTTAAATTGCGAGATTATCATTTTTGCCATCTCTGTATTTGTGACAACTATTTTTTGCTGGAATTGCAGGTTGCTAATAATGAGAGTCGTGATGTGATCCCTTATGGCAATGAACCAGACACTAACTTCCAACGTTTTATCAGGTTGACGAAAGATGGTAAGTTCATTCATATGAACTCTCGAGGACTAGTCATTTAattgctaaaaattgaaactgatTTTTTTTTTAGCCATGATAAGCGCTGGGACGGACATGATTACCACATTGTATGATCACCGCCCTTTACAGTTAAATATTGATGATTACCAAAGGGTTTGCAGGGTACCCAAGAAAAAGGTATGAGTATCTGTCAAGTGTCAATACTTGTTGTTCTTAATTATACCGAGTAACCTTGTAGTTTAAAGGAGATGCGTTTCTTTTAGGGAGCAAATTTCAGACACTTACCTGGTGTTCGTGTGCGGGCTGATAAGAAGGTTGAGTGGGACCCTGACGTACCAAGGGAGCTACTGCCTTCTGGCAAACCATTAGTAAGTTTCGGTTTCTtttatttttgagatttttagACCATCTGCTGCCGAGATCTTCACTTAGTGGTTGAGTAGTTATTCGTGAATTTTCAACCTTTAAAACTTTGTTCCTTCATTTGAACAGGTCCCAGATTATGCCATGACCTTTGTTAGAGGAACCTCAAGCAAGTAAGTGATCCGTGTCTTCTCGACATCAATCTCTTAGTGTATTTTTCCCTTATATGCTTCCGACTCATAAAAGAACATTGCTGTTCAGGCCATTCGGAAGGCTTTGGTATGATGAAACGGTTCCAACCGTGGTGACAAGGGCGGAACCCCACAACCAAATTCTCTGTCATCCGCACCAAGACAGGGTGCTCACCATTCGGGAAAATGCAAGATTACAAGGGTTCCCAGACTATTATCAACTAAAGGGCCCTGTTAAGGAGAGGTACATTCAAGTCGGTAACGCTGTAGCAGTTCCAGTGGCACGTGCTTTGGGATATTCACTTGCCTTGGCTAGTCAAGGGTTAATCGACGATCAACCTCTCATGGTCCTCCCGGTTGGTTTCCCTGTCATACATCGAGAAGGAGAACAAGCGCCCACTGTCGAAGAAGCTGTTTGACCAATTTATCGTATTACCTAGTCCAAGGTCAACAAGATACAATTTCTTCTCCAGAGCAGTGGAGTGGATGGTCGACCAAGTAAAAAGTTGTCTGGTTTCACGTCTCCATGACAGAAAACATTTAACATAATCAATTGTGTTCGTCTTACACAAGCTCAAGTCGCAGAATCAATTTCGGTAACAAGATTGGATTGGAATGAAACAATTTTTTACATAATCAAAATTGTGTTTGTTGTACTTGTAGTATTTAACCGATTCTCATGTGGAacactcgataattttgttattaatgttataCGAGTACTTCAATGTTTTTACGAGTTTATAGGAGGATTACAATTTTACGTTCTCCCACGCTGAACAATAGAAATTTCGAAGAATttagttacaatttccaaacttTTTTAGTTTACCTTATACTATTATTTGTTCGCCCCCATTGACATCTTTTGCCCTAAGTTAAAATCCTGGATCGGCCACTTGACAGTTGACACACACCATTCAATACACAAAGCTTACCAATGCTACAAAGACAGTAGTGGCTTTGAATAAATACTAGGCACAAATTTAGTAAAAAAATATATAGATACACACTGCACAACATTCTGACATTTTTATCAGTTGAAAATTTATCAACTTTGAACTGAAGACATTTCAGATATCAGAGTTTGTGATTAATTGTGAAAGCAGGTTATATTACTAGAATTAAATGATGCAGTTGGTCATTTATTATTTACTGTGTATACATTTAACTTCCAACAACATTCAGTAGGTCTTTTTTAAGGCGGTCTTAAAATgaaaacgggtcaaatatgctcTAAACTTACATATATGGGACAAATCTTTTGTTAGTCCCTAGACAACATTTTGTCTCAATTACTATATTTGACCCGTTTGAAGTTTAAGACGGATAGAAATATCATTATAGTTTCAATTCAGGTTTTTGATCAGTAATGAACTTCTTCTTCTTAAAGCAATCAACAGTGTCCTTTACAGCATCCCTCAACGGCGTATATTTGATTCCTAAGCTTTCAAATTTTTCCTGAGAAATCTTGCATAGTTGCGCAGGAGGGCGGTCATCACTGGGCCTGAAATTTAATTTACAGCGTTTAATATAAGCGTGACTGAGAAAGTTCTGAAACCAAAATCAGGGTCTCAAAAAATGACACTTCCATATGGACGAAAAGAAAGCAGACTTACTTAGTAGGGAGTTTAAGATCAGGGTAAAGCTCACGTAATATCTCGACAATTTCTGAATGATGAGCTATACTTTCTCCCATTAGATACCTTCCATGAGCAGAAGGGATCTCAAATGCTCGAATATGTGCTTCGGCCACATCTTTGACATGAACCCAATTGAAGGTTTCATTCAGGTAAGTTTCTGACCCTGAAAACACCTCATGAAACAGACCACTTCAGTCACGTCTTCAATCTGAACCGTAAATCTGTAACTGAATATTTAAAAATGCAATGCAACGAATTTAAGTGTGTTTTAAGTTTTGTACCATTGACTAAGGCATGGATATAGGTACAACTGCCACTGAGTGTGTTCTGCAACAAAGGGcctatgcatatagttggattTATCGTAACCATGTCGATCCCATTCTCTTTGACAAACTTCCAGGCTGCTTGCTCGGCTAAGGTCTTTGACATCAGATACCACTTCTGTATGCAAAGCAAGCATCTAGCTCAGAAATTTAGATGGGGAAACTGTTTTTGAAGAATTTTTCATTATGAGTCCTCTAAAAATGTCTGTTTAAGTTTTAAATACAGAAGCGAGGCTGCATACATACAACCCTACTGCCCTGTTAAAGTCCGAATTCTAAGTAATTGGGTTAATAACTCAGAACAAAATAACTGTCAAAATGTGGTGATAGCAAGTGTACGAACCAATGGTGAAAATTTGCAAAATTCCGGGACAGACCACCATGTTTCATCAACCACCACTTCAGGAGTCTGAGGTCTGTCATTAAACACACAAGCACCTATTGAAGACGTAAAAACAACTCGCTTCACCGTGGGGTTTTTCACACAGGAGGCGAGGACATTCAGTGTTCCGTTCACTGCTGGAGCAATTATCTCCTCCTAATCAAGTTGCAGAAATTATGTTTATACTTCACTGTGATCATGAAAAGGAACTTAGAAGAAAGTGAAGGGATATATAAGGACAGTTAGCTACCTCAGGATTAGGAGCAGCAATCTTAACCGGGGAGGCGGAATGAAACACACCGATACATCCATCAATGGCAGCATCAAAAGAACCTTCTTCCGAGAGGCTTGCTTCAAAAAATTTGAGTCTGTCCTTTGCACCATCTAGCTCTAGCAGATGCGCAGTTTTTGAAGGAT from Silene latifolia isolate original U9 population chromosome 3, ASM4854445v1, whole genome shotgun sequence harbors:
- the LOC141646588 gene encoding phenylacetaldehyde reductase-like: MVEGGGEGKKVCVTGANGYIASWIIKLLLDRGYIVHGTVRSLDDPSKTAHLLELDGAKDRLKFFEASLSEEGSFDAAIDGCIGVFHSASPVKIAAPNPEEEIIAPAVNGTLNVLASCVKNPTVKRVVFTSSIGACVFNDRPQTPEVVVDETWWSVPEFCKFSPLKWYLMSKTLAEQAAWKFVKENGIDMVTINPTICIGPLLQNTLSGSCTYIHALVNGSETYLNETFNWVHVKDVAEAHIRAFEIPSAHGRYLMGESIAHHSEIVEILRELYPDLKLPTKPSDDRPPAQLCKISQEKFESLGIKYTPLRDAVKDTVDCFKKKKFITDQKPELKL
- the LOC141646587 gene encoding DNA (cytosine-5)-methyltransferase CMT3-like is translated as MTKRKTSKAESPSSSTKSTRSASTKRRKVASSAAAKNVEDVIEDSTPSFDAAMEAEADELMMGVAESGNANVVKKETEPIVARRTSKKNVKKEEELDCRFLGDPLPHDVAKARWPDRYPDKNSRGKDVKTSGGDDEYKLAKHHYLKAEVDDIVYELNDDAHVMSEESTAPYICKIVELFEDVNGVPYFRAQWYYRSKDTVIKDAFTLREAKRIFPSDIQDDNSLGCLLKKLRIVRVKPNFDIVAKQSAIPECDYYYDMKYLVPYSTFIVPTEEVVPSPADSHSSLSSTDETKVPIEGGNQVEEAPRPEMRLLDLYCGCGAMSTGLCLGANMQGINLVTKWAVDINKYACESLKLNHPETQVRNETVDDFLALMKEWAKLCATYSLIESKDTHKLVDAMGVEDGEDSVEDEAEDEEDDNEEGVFEVEHIIGICYGDPKDNNKPGLHFKVHWKGYGPEDDTWEPVDGLGNCWKSIGEFVRKGFQERLVPLPGDVDVICGGPPCQGLSGFNRFRNRENPLEDPKNKQLLSYMDVVDFLRPKYVLMENVVDLLKFASGFCGRYALGKMVDMNYQARIGMMAAGAYGLPQFRMRVFLWGARPSEKLAQYPLPTHNVVDRGVVPVEFDMNLVAHPAGSTNHMEDKLFLGDAISDLPPVANNESRDVIPYGNEPDTNFQRFIRLTKDAMISAGTDMITTLYDHRPLQLNIDDYQRVCRVPKKKGANFRHLPGVRVRADKKVEWDPDVPRELLPSGKPLVPDYAMTFVRGTSSKPFGRLWYDETVPTVVTRAEPHNQILCHPHQDRVLTIRENARLQGFPDYYQLKGPVKERYIQVGNAVAVPVARALGYSLALASQGLIDDQPLMVLPVGFPVIHREGEQAPTVEEAV